A region from the Methanofollis liminatans DSM 4140 genome encodes:
- the uvrA gene encoding excinuclease ABC subunit UvrA, with protein MKNLVIKGAREHNLRDITVELPRDRLIVFTGVSGSGKSTLAFDTIYAEGQRRYVESLSAYARQFLGLMKKPDVDSIEGLSPAISIEQKTTSKNPRSTVGTATEIYDYLRLLYARIGVPYCPEHGTRIESRSPEAIAASIAASFSGQVTVLAPIVRQKKGTYGQLLKDLDADGYTRVRLDGAIVRTDEEHPLERYVKHDIEIVIDRLDPAEHSRLVEAVEAALGKSGGLVIAVGEDGREQTWSATMACPVCGLSFEELQPRMFSFNSPFGACEECNGLGIKMEFDPDLIIPDKSKSIADGAVALYRNFVDGYRAQFLGAVARHYGFSILTPIRDLTPGQYHALMFGSTERIRFSMESKGGDASWSHTGTWEGLLPQADRLYHQTQSDYRRQELEKFMRVSPCPKCGGKRLKEKVLAVRVGGKNIVEVTDLPVSRAIRFFADLNLTEKEAGIARQVLKEIRARLAFLEEVGLGYLTLSRGAGTLSGGEAQRIRLATQIGSNLTGVLYVLDEPSIGLHQRDNQRLIETLIKLRDLGNTLIVVEHDEETIRAADHVVDIGPGAGVHGGHVVAEGTPDEVAENPASITGRYLSGALSIPVPEQRRQSENYIRITGCRENNLKGIDIAIPIGTFAVVTGVSGSGKSTLIYDTLYQAMSGEIYGSRTTPGAHDTLTFDTPVDKVIVIDQSPIGRTPRSNPATYTKVFDEIRKVFAETKEAKVRGYKPGRFSFNVKGGRCEACQGDGVIKIEMNFLPDVYVECDECKGKRFNAETLEVKYRGKSIADVLDMTVEEANDLFASIPSIRSKLETLSRVGLDYIKLGQSSTTLSGGEAQRIKLTRELAKRATGRTVYLLDEPTTGLHFHDVKKLIGVLDDLVAKGNTVVVIEHNLDIIKSADHIIDLGPEGGDAGGEVIATGTPEEVAAVEKSYTGQFLRPLLEQQGAAPAVLAYAVADSGGEVKKPIK; from the coding sequence ATGAAAAACCTCGTGATCAAAGGTGCCCGGGAGCACAACCTCAGGGACATCACGGTCGAACTCCCGAGGGACAGACTCATCGTCTTCACCGGCGTTTCCGGATCCGGGAAGTCGACCCTCGCCTTCGACACCATCTACGCCGAGGGGCAGCGGCGCTACGTGGAATCGCTCTCAGCCTATGCGAGGCAGTTTCTCGGCCTGATGAAAAAGCCCGACGTCGACTCGATCGAGGGGCTCTCTCCCGCCATCTCCATCGAGCAGAAGACGACCTCGAAGAACCCGCGGAGCACGGTCGGGACAGCCACCGAGATCTACGACTACCTCAGGCTCCTCTACGCCCGCATCGGGGTCCCGTACTGCCCCGAGCACGGCACCCGGATCGAGTCCAGGTCGCCCGAGGCGATCGCCGCCTCGATCGCCGCTTCGTTCTCAGGTCAGGTGACGGTCCTCGCCCCGATCGTCCGCCAGAAGAAGGGGACCTACGGGCAGCTCCTCAAGGATCTGGACGCCGACGGCTACACCCGCGTCCGCCTGGACGGCGCAATCGTCCGGACCGATGAGGAGCACCCCCTCGAACGCTATGTCAAGCACGACATCGAGATCGTCATCGACCGCCTCGACCCGGCCGAGCACTCCCGCCTCGTCGAAGCGGTGGAGGCGGCGCTCGGAAAGTCGGGCGGACTCGTCATCGCCGTCGGCGAGGACGGGCGTGAGCAGACCTGGTCGGCCACGATGGCCTGCCCGGTCTGCGGCCTCTCCTTCGAGGAGCTCCAGCCCAGGATGTTCTCCTTCAACTCGCCCTTCGGCGCCTGCGAGGAGTGCAACGGCCTCGGGATAAAAATGGAGTTCGACCCTGACCTGATCATCCCGGATAAGAGCAAGAGCATCGCCGACGGTGCCGTCGCCCTGTACCGCAACTTCGTCGACGGATACCGGGCGCAGTTCCTGGGCGCCGTCGCCCGCCACTACGGGTTCTCGATCTTGACCCCGATCCGCGACCTCACCCCCGGGCAGTACCATGCCCTGATGTTCGGCTCGACCGAGCGGATCAGGTTCTCGATGGAGTCGAAGGGTGGCGACGCGAGCTGGTCGCACACCGGGACGTGGGAGGGGCTCCTCCCGCAGGCCGACCGCCTCTACCACCAGACCCAGTCCGATTACCGCCGGCAGGAACTCGAGAAGTTCATGCGCGTCTCGCCCTGCCCGAAATGCGGCGGAAAACGGCTGAAGGAGAAGGTGCTTGCCGTGCGGGTCGGCGGGAAGAACATCGTCGAGGTGACCGACCTCCCGGTCTCCAGGGCGATCCGCTTCTTCGCGGACCTCAACCTCACCGAGAAGGAGGCCGGGATCGCCAGGCAGGTGCTCAAGGAGATCAGAGCGCGCCTCGCCTTCCTGGAAGAGGTCGGGCTCGGTTACCTGACGCTCTCGCGGGGCGCCGGCACCCTATCGGGCGGCGAAGCCCAGAGGATCAGGCTCGCCACCCAGATCGGCTCGAACCTCACCGGGGTGCTCTACGTCCTGGACGAGCCCTCCATCGGGCTGCACCAGCGCGACAACCAGCGGCTCATCGAGACGCTCATAAAACTTCGCGACCTCGGCAACACCCTCATCGTCGTCGAGCACGACGAGGAGACGATCAGGGCGGCCGACCACGTAGTGGACATCGGCCCGGGGGCAGGCGTCCACGGGGGGCACGTCGTCGCCGAAGGGACGCCCGACGAGGTGGCGGAGAACCCCGCCTCGATCACCGGGCGCTACCTCTCTGGCGCCCTCTCGATCCCGGTGCCAGAACAGCGGCGGCAGTCAGAGAACTACATCAGGATCACCGGCTGCCGGGAGAACAACCTCAAGGGCATCGACATCGCGATCCCGATCGGGACGTTTGCCGTCGTCACCGGCGTCTCGGGCTCGGGCAAGTCCACCCTGATCTACGACACCCTGTACCAGGCGATGTCCGGGGAGATCTACGGTTCACGGACGACGCCCGGTGCCCACGATACCCTCACCTTCGACACACCGGTGGACAAGGTGATCGTCATCGACCAGAGCCCGATCGGCCGGACGCCCCGCTCGAACCCTGCCACCTACACCAAGGTCTTCGACGAGATCAGGAAGGTCTTCGCCGAGACGAAGGAGGCGAAGGTGCGCGGCTACAAACCGGGCCGGTTCTCCTTCAACGTCAAGGGCGGGCGGTGCGAGGCCTGCCAGGGCGACGGCGTCATCAAGATCGAGATGAACTTCCTCCCCGATGTCTACGTGGAGTGCGACGAGTGCAAGGGGAAACGGTTCAACGCCGAGACGCTCGAGGTGAAATACCGCGGGAAGTCCATCGCCGACGTCCTTGATATGACGGTGGAGGAGGCGAACGACCTCTTCGCCAGCATCCCGTCGATCAGGAGCAAACTCGAGACCCTCTCGCGGGTCGGGCTCGACTACATCAAACTCGGCCAGAGTTCCACCACCCTCTCGGGCGGCGAGGCGCAGCGGATCAAGTTGACGCGCGAACTCGCCAAACGGGCGACCGGGAGGACGGTCTATCTCCTCGACGAACCGACGACCGGCCTCCACTTCCACGACGTGAAAAAGTTGATCGGTGTCCTCGACGACCTGGTGGCGAAGGGGAACACCGTCGTGGTGATCGAGCACAACCTCGATATCATCAAGTCGGCAGACCACATCATCGACCTCGGCCCCGAGGGCGGGGACGCCGGGGGCGAGGTGATCGCCACCGGCACGCCCGAAGAGGTGGCGGCAGTCGAGAAGAGTTACACCGGCCAATTCCTCCGCCCCCTGCTCGAACAGCAGGGAGCGGCGCCGGCAGTACTCGCCTATGCGGTGGCAGACAGCGGCGGCGAGGTGAAAAAACCCATCAAATGA
- a CDS encoding ABC transporter permease, protein MNLPKVPIGDAVEVLVSWIEGTFGWLLNGISGALGFVISLLRDALLVLPAPVFIVVAALLVWFISRRNTHLAVGSALGLLLVWDLNLWDLSMETLALVIASTVLALLIGIPTGIMAARSDLVNRALKPVLDLMQTMPAFVYLIPAVIFFGLGNVPGMIATVVFAMPPVIRLTALGILQVPRDLIELAEAFGTTERQKLIKVQLPLAMPTIMAGVNQCIMMALSMVVIAAMIGARGLGYKVLEGIQRLDIGTGFEAGLAIVILAIILDRLTQSLTAGRRE, encoded by the coding sequence ATGAACCTCCCGAAGGTCCCCATCGGCGATGCCGTGGAGGTGCTCGTCTCCTGGATCGAGGGGACGTTTGGCTGGCTCCTGAACGGGATCAGCGGTGCCCTCGGTTTTGTCATCTCCCTCCTCAGGGACGCCCTGCTCGTCCTGCCCGCGCCGGTCTTCATCGTCGTTGCTGCCCTCCTGGTCTGGTTTATCAGCCGCCGGAACACGCATCTCGCCGTCGGTTCGGCCCTCGGGCTGCTGCTCGTCTGGGACCTGAATCTCTGGGACCTCTCGATGGAGACGCTGGCCCTCGTGATCGCCTCGACGGTCCTGGCCCTGCTCATCGGGATCCCGACCGGGATCATGGCGGCGCGCTCGGATCTGGTGAACCGGGCGCTCAAGCCGGTCCTGGACCTGATGCAGACGATGCCGGCGTTTGTCTACCTGATCCCGGCGGTCATCTTCTTCGGCCTGGGCAATGTCCCTGGCATGATTGCCACGGTCGTGTTTGCGATGCCGCCGGTGATCAGGCTCACGGCGCTCGGCATCCTGCAGGTGCCCCGCGACCTGATCGAACTTGCCGAGGCGTTCGGGACGACCGAACGGCAGAAACTCATCAAAGTACAGCTCCCCCTCGCCATGCCGACGATCATGGCCGGGGTGAACCAGTGCATCATGATGGCCCTCTCGATGGTGGTCATTGCCGCCATGATCGGTGCGCGGGGGCTTGGCTACAAGGTGCTCGAAGGGATCCAGCGTCTCGACATCGGCACCGGTTTTGAAGCCGGGCTTGCGATCGTGATCCTGGCGATCATCCTGGACCGCCTGACCCAGAGCCTCACCGCCGGGCGAAGAGAGTAA
- a CDS encoding mechanosensitive ion channel family protein encodes MAETSVLPLKEIDPATVLYVVYVLLAAYLIVWIAAYLLTRLSERSGQYRIAVDTLIPLTKVVVYAVATYLLVTAFVEPSLSELVAFAGFFGAGVGFGLKDFFADIMGALVITFERPFQIGDKIAVGDTYGEVVDIGIRSTRVITPDDSQVSLPNFLILSSAVSSANAGSLAMMVVIDLFIDTESDPVRAGDILRDALITSKYVYISEEHPYTILVEDFPWYLRLRAKGYVTDLRFEFQFMSDVTGRAWAEYARQGIKPPRVVPGIALS; translated from the coding sequence ATGGCCGAAACCAGTGTCCTCCCGCTCAAAGAGATCGACCCTGCGACCGTCCTCTACGTGGTCTATGTCCTCCTCGCCGCCTACCTCATCGTCTGGATCGCCGCCTATCTCCTCACCCGCCTCTCCGAACGGAGCGGGCAGTACAGGATCGCCGTCGACACCCTGATCCCTCTGACAAAGGTGGTCGTCTACGCCGTCGCCACGTATCTCCTTGTGACCGCCTTCGTGGAGCCCTCCCTCTCTGAACTCGTCGCCTTTGCGGGCTTCTTCGGCGCCGGCGTCGGTTTCGGCCTCAAGGACTTTTTTGCCGATATCATGGGCGCTCTTGTCATCACGTTCGAGAGGCCCTTCCAGATCGGGGACAAGATCGCCGTCGGCGATACGTATGGCGAGGTGGTCGATATCGGGATCAGGTCGACGCGGGTCATCACCCCTGACGACAGTCAGGTCTCTCTCCCCAACTTCCTGATCTTATCGAGCGCCGTTTCCAGCGCAAATGCAGGAAGCCTGGCGATGATGGTCGTCATTGACCTCTTTATCGACACGGAGAGCGATCCTGTTCGGGCAGGCGATATCCTCAGGGACGCCCTCATCACCTCAAAATATGTCTATATCTCAGAAGAGCACCCGTACACGATCCTGGTCGAGGATTTCCCCTGGTACCTCCGCCTCCGGGCGAAGGGCTATGTCACCGACCTCAGGTTCGAGTTTCAATTTATGTCGGATGTGACCGGACGGGCATGGGCGGAGTACGCCCGCCAGGGGATCAAACCGCCCCGGGTCGTCCCCGGCATCGCCCTCTCATGA
- the uvrC gene encoding excinuclease ABC subunit UvrC — protein MIDYSVFPEAPGCYIYRDAAGAVIYVGKAKNLKKRVSSYFQKQDHDPKTLRLIAVLAAADYIVTASEAEALILENALIKRHQPKYNIDLKDSKSYAYIHLSAGPYPRIGIARKAGGGGEFFGPFVSAKERDYVLSVVKKSFGLRSCRRIPKRPCLRSHLGTCSAPCAGAIGEAAYAERVRRARAVLKGQAKELAAALREEMDEHARNLRFEQALELRDEIAAIEHLPDRQQIVRRPEHNEDIITYMAKDGNVYLMIFSVVKGTLAEKQEFVFEVSDGFFEEFLVQYYGEHEPPKEVVLPEEVGEAVAEYLTERRGSRVAVTVPQRGDKKKLLDLAAKNIELTFFGDRMKIEALQRALHLPEPPDVIECFDISHLSGTAMVGSMVMFRGGKPDRRNYRRFRIRSVEGVDDFAAIAEVVGRRYKRLKEEGGPYPDLVIVDGGKGQLSAALDVLKEIDVRIPVISIAKREEEIYVPGFPHPIPVGRDEKASLFVQEIRNEAHRFAITYNRLLRGKAMTA, from the coding sequence ATGATCGACTACTCCGTCTTTCCTGAAGCGCCGGGCTGCTACATCTACCGGGACGCCGCCGGCGCGGTGATCTATGTCGGCAAGGCGAAAAACCTGAAAAAAAGGGTCTCCAGCTACTTCCAGAAGCAGGACCACGACCCAAAGACCCTTCGCCTCATCGCCGTCCTCGCCGCCGCCGACTACATCGTCACCGCCTCAGAAGCCGAGGCCCTGATCCTGGAGAACGCCCTGATCAAACGGCACCAGCCGAAGTACAACATCGACCTGAAGGACTCGAAGAGTTACGCCTACATCCACCTGAGCGCCGGCCCCTACCCGCGGATCGGGATCGCCAGGAAGGCAGGAGGCGGCGGGGAGTTCTTTGGGCCGTTCGTCTCGGCAAAAGAGCGCGACTATGTGCTTTCAGTCGTAAAAAAGAGTTTCGGCCTCCGCTCCTGCCGGCGGATCCCGAAACGGCCCTGCCTGCGGTCGCACCTCGGGACGTGCTCGGCCCCGTGCGCCGGGGCGATCGGCGAGGCTGCCTATGCCGAACGGGTCAGAAGGGCGCGGGCCGTGCTGAAAGGGCAGGCGAAGGAGCTCGCCGCCGCCCTCAGGGAGGAGATGGATGAGCACGCCAGAAACCTCAGGTTCGAACAGGCGCTCGAACTCAGGGACGAGATCGCCGCCATCGAGCACCTCCCGGACCGGCAGCAGATCGTGCGGAGGCCCGAGCACAACGAGGACATCATCACCTATATGGCAAAGGACGGGAACGTCTACCTGATGATCTTCTCCGTGGTGAAGGGGACGCTCGCCGAGAAACAAGAGTTCGTCTTCGAGGTGTCGGACGGATTCTTCGAGGAGTTTCTCGTGCAGTACTACGGCGAGCACGAGCCCCCGAAGGAGGTGGTCCTTCCTGAAGAGGTGGGCGAGGCGGTGGCCGAATATCTCACCGAACGGCGGGGGTCGCGGGTCGCCGTCACCGTCCCGCAGCGCGGCGACAAGAAAAAACTCCTCGACCTGGCGGCGAAGAACATAGAACTCACCTTCTTCGGCGACCGCATGAAGATCGAGGCCCTGCAGCGGGCCCTCCACCTCCCCGAACCCCCCGACGTGATCGAGTGCTTCGACATCTCCCACCTCTCGGGCACCGCCATGGTCGGATCGATGGTGATGTTCAGGGGCGGGAAACCTGACAGGCGGAACTACCGGCGGTTCCGGATCAGGAGCGTGGAGGGCGTCGACGACTTCGCGGCGATCGCCGAGGTGGTCGGCCGCCGGTACAAACGGCTCAAAGAGGAAGGCGGGCCCTACCCCGACCTGGTGATCGTCGACGGCGGGAAGGGGCAGCTCTCGGCGGCTCTGGACGTGCTCAAAGAGATCGACGTGCGGATCCCGGTGATCTCGATCGCAAAGCGCGAGGAGGAGATCTATGTGCCGGGCTTCCCGCACCCGATCCCGGTCGGGCGGGACGAGAAGGCCTCCCTCTTCGTGCAGGAGATCAGGAACGAGGCCCACCGCTTTGCGATCACCTACAACAGGCTCCTGCGCGGGAAGGCGATGACGGCATGA
- a CDS encoding DNA-deoxyinosine glycosylase produces MSGGISPVAGEAPTILILGSYPSLLSLQAGEYYANPRNAFWRVMATIFGVPAHLPYGERTAALTARGVALWDVLWGCRRQGSSDASIRDGRANDIPGFLREHPTVRTVALNGRAAETWLRRVHPGLWNFPGVAVVVLPSTSPAHARLSLEEKIHIWREALAPGKD; encoded by the coding sequence ATGAGCGGCGGGATCTCGCCGGTCGCGGGCGAGGCCCCGACCATACTGATCCTGGGAAGTTACCCGAGTCTCCTCTCTCTGCAGGCCGGCGAGTACTATGCAAACCCGAGAAATGCCTTCTGGCGGGTGATGGCGACAATCTTTGGCGTTCCCGCGCACCTCCCCTATGGCGAGCGCACCGCCGCCCTGACTGCCCGCGGCGTCGCCCTCTGGGATGTCCTTTGGGGATGCCGGCGGCAGGGGAGCAGCGACGCCTCCATCAGGGACGGCAGGGCAAACGACATCCCGGGCTTTCTGCGGGAGCACCCCACGGTCAGGACCGTCGCCCTGAACGGGCGGGCCGCGGAGACCTGGCTGCGACGGGTTCACCCCGGCCTCTGGAACTTCCCGGGCGTAGCCGTTGTCGTCCTCCCGTCCACGAGCCCGGCGCACGCACGCCTCAGTCTGGAAGAAAAAATTCACATCTGGCGCGAGGCGCTCGCCCCCGGGAAAGATTGA
- a CDS encoding quaternary amine ABC transporter ATP-binding protein, producing MDQEIQKPKLVINSLYKIFGKRPKAALSLLEMGRSKEEILEKTGQTVGLQAIDLEILEGEIFVIMGLSGSGKSTLLRCLNRLIPPTSGKILLDGIDIASLDEAALREIRRKKLGMVFQNFALLPHRSVVENVAFGLEVQEIPESERLEKARQTLEMVGLSGYEESMPDQLSGGMKQRVGLARALASDPDILLMDEAFSALDPIIRAGMQDELLDLQNALNKTIVFVTHDLDEALKLGNRIALMKDGRIIQVGTPEEILTAPADAYVAQFVAGVDMTRVLTAEGVMKPPEPTVWIESGPRVALKLMEEHGISSIFAVGKGKTLKGLIVVEDAVKAAKEKKSLAEILITGTPVAAPDTPVRDLIGTVATSQYPVAVVDACNRLRGVIIRGSLLGALAISGAPDEEEST from the coding sequence ATGGATCAGGAAATACAAAAACCGAAACTCGTTATCAACTCTCTGTATAAAATTTTTGGCAAGCGCCCGAAAGCGGCCCTCTCTCTTCTTGAAATGGGCCGCTCAAAAGAAGAAATTCTGGAAAAAACCGGCCAGACCGTCGGTCTCCAGGCGATCGACCTCGAGATCCTCGAGGGCGAGATCTTCGTGATCATGGGACTCTCGGGCTCGGGCAAGTCCACCCTTCTCCGGTGCCTCAACCGCCTGATCCCGCCGACCTCAGGGAAGATCCTGCTCGACGGGATCGATATCGCCTCCCTGGACGAGGCGGCGCTCCGCGAGATCAGGCGGAAAAAACTCGGCATGGTCTTCCAGAACTTTGCCCTCCTGCCGCACCGGAGCGTGGTCGAGAATGTCGCCTTCGGGCTGGAGGTCCAGGAGATCCCGGAGAGCGAGCGGCTGGAGAAAGCGCGGCAGACCCTCGAGATGGTTGGGCTCTCCGGCTATGAGGAGAGCATGCCCGACCAGCTCTCCGGCGGGATGAAGCAGCGCGTCGGCCTCGCCCGCGCCCTTGCGAGCGATCCCGATATCCTGCTCATGGACGAGGCGTTCAGCGCCCTCGACCCGATCATCAGGGCCGGGATGCAGGACGAACTCCTCGACCTCCAGAACGCCCTGAACAAGACGATCGTCTTTGTGACCCACGACCTTGACGAGGCCCTGAAGCTCGGGAATCGGATCGCTCTGATGAAGGATGGCCGGATCATTCAGGTCGGCACTCCGGAGGAGATCCTGACCGCCCCGGCAGACGCGTATGTGGCGCAGTTCGTCGCCGGTGTCGATATGACCAGGGTGCTCACGGCCGAGGGCGTCATGAAACCCCCCGAACCTACGGTCTGGATCGAGTCAGGGCCGCGGGTCGCGCTCAAACTGATGGAGGAGCATGGCATCTCCTCGATCTTTGCGGTCGGAAAGGGAAAAACACTGAAGGGGCTGATTGTCGTGGAAGACGCCGTGAAGGCGGCGAAGGAGAAGAAGAGCCTTGCAGAGATCCTCATCACCGGGACCCCGGTGGCGGCGCCCGATACCCCGGTGCGCGACCTGATCGGGACGGTGGCCACCAGCCAGTACCCGGTTGCGGTGGTCGATGCCTGCAACCGCCTCAGGGGCGTCATCATCAGGGGTTCGCTCCTTGGTGCCCTGGCGATCTCGGGTGCGCCAGACGAGGAGGAGAGTACATGA
- a CDS encoding glycine betaine ABC transporter substrate-binding protein, translating to MTAGCTGSDGGAATSEDTSISIGYVLWDSEIASTNVLKQTFEKAGYTVEITAVDAAPLYQGLAAGDFDCTVSSWLPATHKTYMETYGDSIVMVGKNLEGAKIGLVVPAYVTIDSIEDLNDAKEQFDGTIVGIEPGAGIMSATETAIADYGLDYELTYSSSAGMASALRKAINEEKWVVVTGWTPHWMFARWDLKYLDDPKGVYGGEEYIATLARTGLEQDKPEAYAILERFHWTTDDMASVMLEIENGTPVDDAAKRWIDGHQDQVDAWIGNA from the coding sequence ATGACGGCGGGATGCACCGGGTCGGACGGTGGCGCGGCCACGTCTGAGGATACATCGATCAGCATCGGCTATGTCCTCTGGGACTCCGAGATCGCGAGCACGAACGTGCTCAAGCAGACCTTCGAGAAGGCAGGCTACACGGTGGAGATCACCGCCGTCGATGCTGCACCGCTCTACCAGGGACTTGCTGCCGGCGACTTCGACTGCACGGTCTCGTCATGGCTGCCGGCCACCCACAAGACCTACATGGAGACCTACGGCGACTCGATCGTGATGGTCGGGAAGAACCTTGAAGGGGCGAAGATCGGTCTGGTCGTCCCGGCCTATGTGACCATCGACTCGATCGAGGATCTCAACGACGCGAAGGAGCAGTTCGACGGGACGATCGTCGGCATCGAGCCCGGTGCCGGCATCATGTCCGCCACCGAGACGGCGATCGCCGACTACGGTCTCGATTACGAACTCACCTACAGCTCGAGCGCCGGCATGGCCTCGGCCCTGCGCAAGGCGATCAATGAGGAGAAGTGGGTTGTGGTCACTGGATGGACGCCGCACTGGATGTTCGCCCGCTGGGACCTGAAGTACCTCGACGACCCGAAGGGAGTGTACGGCGGCGAGGAGTACATCGCCACGCTCGCCCGCACGGGTCTGGAGCAGGATAAGCCTGAGGCCTATGCGATCCTGGAGCGCTTCCACTGGACCACTGACGATATGGCGTCGGTGATGCTCGAGATCGAGAACGGGACCCCGGTGGACGACGCCGCGAAGCGGTGGATCGACGGGCACCAGGACCAGGTCGATGCCTGGATCGGCAACGCATAA
- a CDS encoding hydrogenase maturation protease, with the protein MKVRVIACGNPYMGNDGIGPAVMARLIEDHPEIDIVDGGLGGFGLIPLMEGCDRIVIVDATTGMGEIGEVRVFHEVPPSSLFPMSLHDLGIAETIAVARATGITAEIVVVGIEGGEIEVFSQEMSPEVRAAIPAACRAVLEEVKKG; encoded by the coding sequence ATGAAAGTCCGTGTCATTGCATGCGGGAACCCCTATATGGGCAACGACGGCATCGGTCCTGCCGTGATGGCGCGGCTGATCGAGGACCACCCGGAGATCGATATCGTCGATGGCGGTCTCGGCGGGTTCGGGCTGATCCCCCTGATGGAGGGGTGCGACCGGATCGTCATCGTGGACGCCACCACCGGCATGGGGGAGATCGGCGAGGTGCGGGTCTTTCACGAGGTGCCGCCGTCCTCGCTCTTTCCCATGTCCCTCCACGACCTCGGGATCGCCGAGACGATCGCCGTCGCCCGCGCCACCGGCATTACTGCAGAGATCGTCGTCGTCGGGATCGAAGGGGGAGAGATCGAGGTGTTTTCGCAGGAGATGAGCCCGGAGGTGCGGGCGGCGATCCCGGCGGCATGCCGGGCGGTGCTCGAAGAAGTCAAAAAAGGATAG
- a CDS encoding homoserine dehydrogenase: protein MKVAILGLGSVGRGVVSMLAKKDLGIVVTGIADSRGGVMDQAGIDIQAVLEQKTKTGCCGDPTIRGEEIVRNGDYDVLVEVTPTDIRTGEPALTSIRTALSRGKHVVTSNKGPLALHYTELMHLAAENGVQLRYEATVCGAIPIIQTLQHGLAGNEVLAVYGILNGTCNYILTRMADEGLTYDQALAEAREMGYAEADPTFDVKGIDTALKLVILANTIWKNGITLRDVECTGIDLLTAEALTLAGSQNCTIRLIGEVIPGRKLLRVSPRILPKKHPLVVRDTLNAVTVVTDMAGAITQVGKGAGSVETASAVIGDLLFIRDCHVEGD from the coding sequence ATGAAAGTAGCAATTCTCGGGCTCGGATCGGTCGGAAGAGGTGTCGTCTCGATGCTCGCGAAAAAGGACCTGGGCATCGTCGTCACCGGGATCGCCGATTCCAGGGGAGGCGTCATGGACCAGGCCGGCATCGATATCCAGGCGGTGCTGGAGCAGAAGACGAAGACGGGCTGTTGCGGCGATCCCACTATTCGGGGGGAGGAGATCGTCAGAAATGGCGACTACGACGTCCTGGTCGAGGTGACGCCGACTGATATCAGGACCGGCGAGCCCGCCCTCACCTCGATCAGGACGGCCCTCTCGAGGGGGAAACACGTCGTCACCTCGAACAAAGGGCCGCTTGCCCTCCACTACACCGAACTGATGCACCTTGCCGCGGAGAACGGCGTCCAGCTCCGCTATGAGGCGACGGTTTGCGGAGCGATCCCGATCATCCAGACGCTCCAGCATGGCCTTGCCGGCAACGAGGTACTCGCCGTATATGGCATCCTCAACGGGACCTGCAACTATATTCTCACCAGAATGGCGGACGAAGGGCTCACCTACGATCAGGCCCTTGCCGAGGCGCGAGAGATGGGCTATGCCGAGGCCGACCCGACTTTCGACGTAAAAGGGATCGATACCGCCCTCAAACTGGTCATCCTTGCAAATACTATCTGGAAAAACGGCATCACCCTCAGGGACGTCGAATGTACCGGCATCGACCTCCTGACCGCCGAGGCCCTCACCCTGGCCGGGAGCCAGAACTGCACCATCCGCCTCATCGGCGAGGTGATCCCCGGGAGAAAACTGCTCCGCGTCTCCCCGCGCATCCTGCCGAAAAAACATCCCCTCGTCGTCAGGGACACCCTGAACGCCGTGACCGTCGTCACCGACATGGCCGGGGCGATCACGCAGGTCGGGAAAGGTGCAGGCTCGGTCGAGACAGCGAGCGCCGTGATCGGGGACCTCCTCTTCATCAGGGATTGCCATGTCGAGGGTGATTGA
- a CDS encoding DUF169 domain-containing protein yields the protein MSDIRTAIDYAGISETLKHYLGLSGSPVAVKFAQAKEQIPEGMEELAEATRHCQMVSWARKDGRIFYATADKHACQGGAWALGLKEITPSLKSGEFYYKLGKFDTWAGCKRTIDRVPHVESGTTYATMYAPLEKTPFTPTVVLIVTTPRAMLKLAQSVLYKLGGRIEANFAGIQSVCADTTAQTYLNGRVNFSLGCDGSRKFSGIAEEEMVMGIPVELLPEIAEAIKVVTSAPGSV from the coding sequence ATGAGTGATATCAGAACCGCAATTGATTATGCAGGAATATCAGAGACGCTGAAGCACTATCTCGGTCTCTCGGGCTCGCCGGTAGCGGTCAAGTTCGCGCAGGCAAAAGAGCAGATCCCGGAAGGCATGGAAGAACTCGCCGAGGCCACCCGGCACTGCCAGATGGTCAGCTGGGCGAGAAAGGACGGGCGAATATTCTATGCAACCGCCGATAAGCATGCCTGCCAGGGCGGAGCCTGGGCGCTCGGCCTCAAGGAGATCACGCCGAGCCTGAAAAGCGGCGAGTTCTACTATAAACTCGGCAAGTTCGACACCTGGGCCGGGTGCAAGCGCACCATCGACCGCGTCCCGCACGTCGAGTCCGGAACCACCTATGCGACGATGTATGCACCGCTGGAGAAGACGCCCTTCACCCCGACGGTCGTCCTGATCGTCACCACGCCGCGGGCGATGCTCAAACTCGCGCAGAGCGTGCTGTACAAACTCGGCGGGAGGATCGAGGCGAATTTCGCCGGGATCCAGTCGGTCTGTGCCGACACCACCGCACAGACTTACCTGAACGGCCGTGTGAACTTCTCGCTCGGCTGCGACGGATCGCGCAAGTTCTCAGGGATTGCCGAAGAAGAGATGGTCATGGGCATCCCGGTGGAACTCCTCCCTGAGATCGCCGAAGCGATCAAGGTCGTCACCTCGGCACCGGGTTCGGTCTGA